From Salvia splendens isolate huo1 chromosome 16, SspV2, whole genome shotgun sequence, a single genomic window includes:
- the LOC121771252 gene encoding protein FEZ-like isoform X1, whose amino-acid sequence MDEKNESSDKCVDDFMLPGFRFHPTDEELVEFYLKRKLQHRTLPIELIKQVDIYKYDPWDLPKLASTGEKECYFYCPRDRKYRNSTRPNRVTGSGFWKATGTDRPIYSSGGPSSKCIGLKKSLVFYRGRAAKGIKTDWMMHEFRLPSASTTLPPTGQDSWAICRIFKKANSTANRAALSHTWAAETTSSEAFTFTHFPSDNDPSFSAKTSTLTSDYFSTGNLVFSEATTNKSTADLTSVYLNQPPALHHHFNGEEDHRKNPSVWENIRAMGFPFSLPPAAAEEAVVNLPWESPPCPSEMSSTTYSTNKCYI is encoded by the exons ATGGATGAAAAGAATGAGTCTTCCGACAAGTGTGTGGATGATTTCATGCTACCAGGGTTTCGATTTCACCCGACCGATGAAGAACTCGTTGAGTTCTACCTCAAACGGAAACTTCAACATCGAACTCTTCCGATTGAGCTGATtaagcaagtggatatatacaAGTACGATCCATGGGATCTTCCAA AATTGGCCTCGACCGGGGAGAAAGAATGTTACTTCTACTGCCCAAGGGACAGGAAATACAGAAACAGCACAAGGCCGAATCGAGTGACCGGGTCAGGCTTCTGGAAAGCCACCGGAACTGACCGGCCGATCTACTCCTCCGGTGGCCCCAGCTCCAAGTGCATCGGCCTAAAGAAGTCCCTCGTCTTCTACAGAGGCCGGGCCGCTAAAGGCATCAAAACCGACTGGATGATGCACGAGTTCCGCCTCCCCTCCGCCTCCACCACCCTCCCGCCAACT GGGCAGGATTCATGGGCCATTTGCCGGATTTTCAAGAAAGCAAATTCCACAGCAAACAGAGCTGCTCTCTCCCACACATGGGCAGCCGAAACGACGTCGTCTGAGGCATTCACCTTCACTCACTTCCCCTCCGACAACGACCCCAGCTTCTCCGCAAAGACATCCACCTTAACATCCGACTACTTCAGCACCGGAAACCTCGTATTCTCCGAAGCGACAACCAACAAGAGCACGGCCGACCTGACCTCCGTGTACCTCAACCAGCCTCCCGCATTGCACCACCACTTCAACGGCGAGGAGGATCACAGAAAGAATCCCAGTGTGTGGGAGAATATTAGGGCGATGGGATTCCCCTTCAGCCTGCCTccagcggcggcggaggaggcggtGGTTAATCTGCCGTGGGAATCGCCGCCGTGTCCGAGCGAGATGTCGTCCACGACGTACTCCACCAACAAGTGTTATATATAG
- the LOC121771252 gene encoding protein FEZ-like isoform X2, producing the protein MDEKNESSDKCVDDFMLPGFRFHPTDEELVEFYLKRKLQHRTLPIELIKQVDIYKYDPWDLPKLASTGEKECYFYCPRDRKYRNSTRPNRVTGSGFWKATGTDRPIYSSGGPSSKCIGLKKSLVFYRGRAAKGIKTDWMMHEFRLPSASTTLPPTDSWAICRIFKKANSTANRAALSHTWAAETTSSEAFTFTHFPSDNDPSFSAKTSTLTSDYFSTGNLVFSEATTNKSTADLTSVYLNQPPALHHHFNGEEDHRKNPSVWENIRAMGFPFSLPPAAAEEAVVNLPWESPPCPSEMSSTTYSTNKCYI; encoded by the exons ATGGATGAAAAGAATGAGTCTTCCGACAAGTGTGTGGATGATTTCATGCTACCAGGGTTTCGATTTCACCCGACCGATGAAGAACTCGTTGAGTTCTACCTCAAACGGAAACTTCAACATCGAACTCTTCCGATTGAGCTGATtaagcaagtggatatatacaAGTACGATCCATGGGATCTTCCAA AATTGGCCTCGACCGGGGAGAAAGAATGTTACTTCTACTGCCCAAGGGACAGGAAATACAGAAACAGCACAAGGCCGAATCGAGTGACCGGGTCAGGCTTCTGGAAAGCCACCGGAACTGACCGGCCGATCTACTCCTCCGGTGGCCCCAGCTCCAAGTGCATCGGCCTAAAGAAGTCCCTCGTCTTCTACAGAGGCCGGGCCGCTAAAGGCATCAAAACCGACTGGATGATGCACGAGTTCCGCCTCCCCTCCGCCTCCACCACCCTCCCGCCAACT GATTCATGGGCCATTTGCCGGATTTTCAAGAAAGCAAATTCCACAGCAAACAGAGCTGCTCTCTCCCACACATGGGCAGCCGAAACGACGTCGTCTGAGGCATTCACCTTCACTCACTTCCCCTCCGACAACGACCCCAGCTTCTCCGCAAAGACATCCACCTTAACATCCGACTACTTCAGCACCGGAAACCTCGTATTCTCCGAAGCGACAACCAACAAGAGCACGGCCGACCTGACCTCCGTGTACCTCAACCAGCCTCCCGCATTGCACCACCACTTCAACGGCGAGGAGGATCACAGAAAGAATCCCAGTGTGTGGGAGAATATTAGGGCGATGGGATTCCCCTTCAGCCTGCCTccagcggcggcggaggaggcggtGGTTAATCTGCCGTGGGAATCGCCGCCGTGTCCGAGCGAGATGTCGTCCACGACGTACTCCACCAACAAGTGTTATATATAG
- the LOC121769760 gene encoding uncharacterized protein LOC121769760, with product MAGFSPQRLFLFIRFYLRPLLSFISAFILRMQGDGSGALNKSDEKIEFLETEKLDLLEDKDEINGDECVSVNGGAEAEEEKTVEHLKFKFPTFDEFSSRLHKETGDALNSEVVPCATVSMYQFSSGKSFVSAFIDEAETFRVKEGEIDCSFEKTEASEAGNLEEDFDQTGCVRVHDKGKEIEVSDGEQGEKIEEEGFTENSQIGEECRLDSEKSSEVMDCDSESTSFDHLRSVMNHLVDSYSNGFLSDGDFGGGFDVDDPMDSESEVSGFEETDEFDGEDSDIMEELKKLEDDSNVDGLKQDFDDNNVGNVVTTNGGDDDDDSEKLKSKDSSVLDSEDPNKLELLWEHQELIEQLKMELKKVKATGLPTILEDSESPKISDDLKPWRIDESQREDCIGELHKFYKSYRERMRKFDIINYQKMYAMGFLQLKDPLQSISKQKRAPTLKSLVSQNLWLSKHKIHGSDPMKKFVEELQGDLEAVYVGQMCLSWEFLHWQYEKAWHLWDTDPRGRRRYNEVANEFQQFQVLMNRFTEDELFQGPRVQNYVKTRCAVRNLLQVPVIREDNLRDKRKAEKRDMDDYIVTSDMLVEIVEESIRTFWRFVRADKDCSAAGTSKKTPELPSQEEHKLLVEIRKDLHKKERKLKEVLRSENCILRKIRRYREEDDSDQVLYFFSQVDMKLVSRVLNMSKVTREQLIWCNNKLGSISFVNRKLHVEPDFLLFPC from the exons ATGGCCGGTTTTAGTCCTCAGAGGCTCTTCTTATTCATCCGCTTTTATCTCCGCCCGCTTCTCAGCTTCATCTCCGCTTTTATTTTGAG AATGCAAGGAGATGGAAGTGGTGCCTTAAACAAGAGCGacgagaaaatagaattccttGAAACAGAGAAGCTGGATTTATTAGAGGATAAAGATGAGATTAATGGTGATGAGTGTGTAAGCGTCAATGGTGGCGCTgaggcggaggaggagaagaCGGTGGAACATTTAAAATTCAAGTTTCCGACATTCGATGAGTTTAGCAGCCGACTCCATAAAGAAACTGGTGATGCATTGAATTCGGAGGTGGTCCCTTGTGCAACTGTTAGCATGTATCAGTTCTCATCTGGGAAGAGCTTCGTCAGCGCTTTTATTGACGAGGCAGAGACTTTCCGGGTTAAAGAGGGTGAAATCGACTGCTCATTTGAGAAAACAGAGGCCTCTGAAGCTGGGAATTTGGAGGAGGACTTTGATCAAACAGGTTGCGTTCGTGTTCATGATAAAGGAAAGGAAATTGAGGTCAGTGATGGAGAGCAAGGAGAGAAAATTGAGGAAGAGGGATTCACCGAGAACTCGCAAATAGGTGAGGAATGTCGATTGGATTCAGAAAAAAGTTCTGAGGTTATGGATTGTGATTCGGAGTCGACTAGTTTTGATCATTTACGTTCAGTTATGAACCATTTGGTGGATTCCTACAGCAATGGATTCTTGTCGGATGGAGATTTCGGGGGAGGATTTGATGTGGATGATCCGATGGATTCAGAAAGTGAAGTGTCTGGTTTCGAAGAAACCGATGAATTTGATGGCGAAGATAGTGATATAATGGAAGAGTTAAAGAAGCTTGAAGATGATAGCAATGTTGATGGATTGAAACAAGATTTTGATGATAACAATGTAGGCAATGTTGTTACTACCAATggtggtgatgatgatgatgattctgAGAAGTTAAAGTCTAAGGATTCATCGGTGTTAGATTCTGAGGATCCGAACAAGCTGGAGTTGCTGTGGGAGCATCAAGAGCTAATCGAGCAGCTGAAGATGGAGCTGAAGAAGGTGAAGGCTACCGGCCTCCCCACCATTCTAGAGGATTCAGAGTCCCCCAAGATAAGCGACGACTTGAAGCCATGGCGGATCGATGAGTCCCAGCGAGAGGATTGCATAGGCGAGCTTCATAAGTTCTACAAGAGCTATAGGGAGCGAATGCGCAAATTCGACATCATAAACTACCAGAAGATGTATGCCATGG GATTTCTGCAGCTAAAGGATCCTCTACAATCAATATCGAAGCAGAAACGGGCGCCGACGCTCAAATCACTCGTGTCCCAAAATCTATGGCTGTCGAAACACAAGATCCACGGGAGCGACCCGATGAAGAAGTTTGTGGAGGAGCTGCAGGGGGATCTCGAGGCAGTGTACGTCGGGCAGATGTGCCTCTCGTGGGAGTTCTTGCACTGGCAGTATGAGAAAGCCTGGCACTTGTGGGATACCGATCCACGTGGAAGGCGGAGGTACAACGAGGTCGCCAACGAGTTCCAGCAGTTCCAAGTGCTGATGAACAGATTCACCGAGGACGAGCTGTTTCAGGGCCCGAGGGTGCAGAACTATGTCAAGACCCGGTGTGCTGTCCGCAACCTTCTTCAAGTTCCCGTCATACGAG AGGACAACTTGAGAGACAAGAGGAAGGCAGAGAAAAGAGACATGGATGATTACATTGTTACAAGTGACATGCTTGTGGAGATCGTCGAGGAGTCGATACGAACGTTCTGGCGATTCGTCCGTGCTGACAAGGATTGTTCAGCTGCAGGGACGAGCAAGAAAACGCCCGAGCTTCCCAGCCAAGAGGAGCATAAGTTGCTGGTGGAGATCAGGAAAGATCTTCATAag aaggagaggaagctgaAGGAGGTTCTGAGGAGTGAGAATTGCATTTTAAGGAAGATCAGAAGGTATAGGGAAGAAGATGATTCGGACCAAGTTCTGTATTTTTTCTCTCAAGTGGATATGAAGTTAGTTTCTAGAGTTTTGAATATGTCCAAAGTGACAAGGGAGCAattgatatggtgtaataacaAGCTAGGTTCAATTAGTTTTGTGAATAGGAAGTTACATGTAGAGCCTGACTTCTTGCTCTTTCCTTGTTAG